A single window of Nocardioides baekrokdamisoli DNA harbors:
- the hrpA gene encoding ATP-dependent RNA helicase HrpA, with translation MRHIGPPFGLGSRAHVREDGQVEAASVSIEFPADLPISQRRDDIARAISEHQVVIVAGETGSGKTTQLPKICLALGRTKIGHTQPRRIAARSVAERIAEELGSEIGDLVGYQVRFTDRTSAASKIKVMTDGILLAELSRDRDLKKYDTIIIDEAHERSLNIDFLLGYLKRLLPRRPDLKVIVTSATIDTQRFSDHFSDERGVGAPVIEVSGRTYPVEVRYRPLIALPDDEDGEPVVRDMTEAIVEAVRELSAEGPGDVLVFLPGEREIRDAADALTAAALAVEVLPLFSRLSAAEQHRVFSSHKGRRVVLSTNVAETSLTVPGIRYVVDSGLARISRYSVRTKVQRLPIEPISQASANQRSGRCGRVEAGVAIRLYAEDDFGARPAFTEPEILRTNLASVMLQMAWLRLGDLGRFPFVEAPDRKQVASAEQLLGELRAVRPDGRGLTEIGRRLARLPIDPRMGRMILEADRLGCVREVLVIAAALSLQDPRERPSEDRPAERAAAEQLHARFRDPTSDFLTWLNLWRHLQTQQKELSSSAFRRMCVREHLNYLRVREWQDFESQIRQVTKEIGVKVGRPADEPDSDGIHQALLSGLLSHIGLLDEKSVPSASDRARAKRPGPREYLGARGTKFAIFPGSALARKNPTFLMSAELVETSRLWARQNAAIKPEWAEGLAGDLARRSYSEPHWSTRRGSVMAYERVLLYGVPLAADRLVAFGKIDPVLSRELFIRHALVQGEWRTRHPFLARNQQMLEEAQDLEHRSRRRDIVVDEQTLFDFYDARIGASVVSGAHFDQWWKGQPKQLLDFDPAMLVRDDVSDTDFPAVWDNGPLTFDLSYHFEPGAPADGLTIDVPLATLSQVDDGDFSWHVPGLREELVTSLIRSLPKPLRVNFVPAPDKARQFLAEVPAGSEPLLDALERWGRARTGTHVRREDWDLSRIPDHLQPTYRVVAEDGSVAATGKDLDALKAPLQPTFARAVAAVAGESGLAYAGQRSWVFGDIPETVVAKRAGHEVITYPCLVDEGSTVGLTVVGTSVEADARHRRGVARLVSIIAPDPAKRVRDGLDAASKLTLAVSPYASVADLVRDCWMAVVQEAVDASPPVRKSAELDAVVDSLGDGVQATQAVVTQVVRALEIWRGVDRLLTGRAELAHLPALQDMRAQVARLIFPGFIHEARLSRYPTYLKAVEVRHSKLGALAADRQAMDAIASIENAYLHRVAALPDGCPPDTVLRRVRWLLEEYRVQLFAQNLGTAEKVSDARIRSALDA, from the coding sequence ATGCGCCACATCGGTCCACCTTTCGGGTTGGGGAGCAGGGCCCATGTCCGAGAGGATGGGCAGGTGGAGGCGGCGTCGGTGAGCATCGAGTTCCCGGCGGACCTGCCGATCTCGCAACGTCGCGACGACATCGCCCGAGCGATCAGTGAGCACCAGGTCGTGATCGTGGCCGGCGAGACCGGGTCGGGGAAGACGACTCAGCTTCCGAAGATCTGTCTGGCCCTGGGGCGTACGAAGATCGGCCACACCCAGCCGCGGCGTATCGCCGCCCGGTCGGTCGCCGAGCGGATCGCGGAGGAGCTCGGCTCCGAGATCGGCGACCTGGTCGGCTACCAGGTCCGGTTCACGGACCGTACGTCGGCGGCATCGAAGATCAAGGTCATGACCGACGGCATCCTGCTCGCCGAACTGAGCCGCGACCGCGACCTCAAGAAGTACGACACGATCATCATCGACGAGGCTCACGAGCGGTCGCTCAACATCGACTTCCTGCTCGGCTATCTCAAGCGACTGCTGCCACGTCGACCCGATCTCAAGGTGATCGTGACCTCCGCGACGATCGACACCCAGCGGTTCAGCGATCATTTTTCTGACGAGCGGGGTGTCGGGGCACCGGTCATCGAGGTCTCGGGGCGTACGTACCCCGTCGAGGTCCGGTATCGGCCGCTCATCGCGCTCCCCGACGACGAGGACGGTGAGCCGGTCGTCCGCGACATGACCGAGGCGATCGTCGAGGCCGTACGCGAGCTCTCCGCGGAGGGCCCGGGTGACGTCCTCGTCTTCCTGCCGGGTGAGCGGGAGATCCGCGACGCTGCCGACGCACTCACGGCTGCGGCGTTGGCGGTCGAGGTGTTGCCGTTGTTCTCGCGACTCTCTGCGGCTGAGCAGCATCGGGTCTTCTCGTCCCACAAGGGACGGAGGGTGGTGCTGTCCACCAACGTTGCCGAGACCTCGCTGACGGTCCCCGGCATCCGCTATGTCGTGGACTCGGGTCTGGCTCGGATCAGTCGCTACTCGGTACGTACGAAGGTCCAGCGACTGCCGATCGAACCCATCTCGCAAGCCTCGGCCAACCAGCGGTCCGGACGATGCGGTCGTGTCGAGGCCGGTGTTGCGATCCGGCTGTACGCCGAGGACGACTTCGGGGCTCGTCCGGCGTTCACTGAGCCGGAGATCCTGCGTACGAACCTGGCCAGCGTGATGCTGCAGATGGCGTGGCTGCGCCTGGGCGACCTCGGGCGATTCCCGTTCGTGGAGGCGCCCGATCGCAAGCAGGTCGCCTCGGCCGAGCAACTGCTGGGGGAGTTGCGAGCCGTCCGTCCCGACGGGCGCGGACTGACCGAGATCGGTCGGCGGTTGGCGCGGCTGCCGATCGATCCGCGGATGGGCCGGATGATCCTCGAGGCCGATCGCCTCGGGTGCGTACGCGAGGTGTTGGTCATCGCCGCTGCGCTGTCGCTGCAGGACCCACGCGAGCGCCCCTCGGAGGACCGACCAGCCGAACGGGCTGCCGCCGAGCAGCTGCACGCCCGGTTCCGTGATCCGACGTCGGACTTCCTCACCTGGCTGAATCTGTGGCGGCACCTGCAGACGCAGCAGAAGGAGTTGAGTTCCAGCGCGTTCCGGCGGATGTGTGTACGCGAGCACCTCAACTACCTGCGGGTGCGTGAGTGGCAGGACTTCGAGTCGCAGATCCGACAGGTCACCAAGGAGATCGGGGTCAAGGTCGGTCGGCCGGCTGACGAGCCCGACTCCGACGGCATCCACCAGGCGCTGCTGAGTGGGCTGCTCTCGCACATCGGTCTGCTCGACGAGAAGTCGGTGCCGTCCGCGAGCGACCGCGCACGAGCAAAGCGCCCCGGCCCGCGGGAGTACCTCGGTGCTCGTGGCACGAAGTTCGCGATCTTCCCCGGCAGTGCGCTGGCGCGGAAGAACCCGACCTTCCTGATGTCCGCCGAACTGGTCGAAACCAGCCGACTGTGGGCCCGGCAGAATGCCGCGATCAAGCCTGAGTGGGCCGAGGGCCTCGCCGGGGACCTGGCCAGGCGCAGCTATTCGGAGCCGCACTGGTCGACCCGCCGCGGCTCGGTGATGGCGTACGAACGGGTCCTCCTCTACGGCGTTCCGCTCGCGGCGGACCGGCTGGTCGCGTTCGGGAAGATCGATCCTGTGCTCTCGCGCGAGCTGTTCATCCGGCACGCGCTCGTGCAGGGAGAGTGGCGTACGCGGCACCCGTTCCTCGCCCGGAACCAGCAGATGCTGGAGGAGGCGCAGGATCTCGAGCATCGATCCCGCCGTCGCGACATCGTCGTGGACGAGCAGACGCTGTTCGACTTCTACGACGCGCGGATCGGCGCGTCCGTGGTGAGCGGTGCCCATTTCGACCAGTGGTGGAAGGGTCAGCCGAAGCAGCTGCTGGACTTCGACCCGGCGATGCTCGTACGCGACGACGTCAGCGACACCGACTTCCCGGCCGTGTGGGACAACGGGCCGCTGACCTTCGACCTGAGTTATCACTTCGAGCCCGGTGCCCCGGCTGACGGGCTGACCATCGACGTGCCGCTGGCCACTCTGTCCCAGGTCGACGACGGGGACTTCTCGTGGCACGTGCCGGGTCTGCGCGAGGAACTGGTCACCTCGCTCATCCGGTCGCTGCCCAAGCCTCTGCGGGTCAACTTCGTACCCGCGCCCGACAAGGCGCGGCAGTTCCTCGCCGAGGTGCCGGCCGGGTCCGAGCCGTTGCTCGATGCGCTGGAGCGCTGGGGACGCGCGCGGACCGGCACGCACGTACGCCGCGAGGACTGGGACCTGTCGAGAATCCCGGACCATCTGCAGCCGACCTACCGAGTCGTCGCCGAGGACGGTTCGGTCGCCGCCACGGGCAAGGATCTCGACGCACTCAAGGCCCCGCTGCAGCCGACCTTCGCCCGCGCCGTCGCCGCCGTCGCGGGGGAGTCGGGCCTGGCGTACGCAGGCCAGCGGAGCTGGGTGTTCGGCGACATTCCGGAGACGGTCGTCGCCAAGCGAGCCGGCCACGAGGTGATCACGTACCCGTGTCTGGTCGACGAGGGCTCGACGGTCGGGTTGACCGTGGTCGGCACGTCGGTTGAAGCCGACGCCCGGCACCGTCGCGGCGTGGCCAGGCTGGTGTCGATCATCGCGCCCGATCCGGCCAAGCGCGTACGCGACGGGCTCGATGCCGCCTCGAAACTGACCCTGGCCGTGAGCCCCTACGCCTCTGTTGCTGACCTGGTCCGCGACTGCTGGATGGCGGTGGTCCAGGAGGCGGTGGACGCATCGCCGCCGGTACGCAAGTCGGCGGAACTCGACGCTGTGGTCGACTCCTTGGGCGACGGTGTCCAGGCCACGCAAGCCGTCGTGACCCAGGTGGTCCGCGCACTGGAGATCTGGCGCGGGGTCGACCGATTGCTCACCGGCCGAGCCGAGTTGGCGCACCTGCCCGCGTTGCAGGACATGCGGGCGCAGGTGGCGCGGCTTATCTTCCCGGGGTTCATCCACGAGGCCCGGTTGTCGCGCTACCCGACCTATCTGAAGGCGGTCGAGGTCCGGCACAGCAAACTCGGAGCACTGGCGGCCGATCGTCAGGCGATGGATGCGATCGCCAGCATCGAGAACGCGTACCTGCACCGGGTCGCTGCCCTCCCGGACGGCTGTCCGCCGGACACCGTCCTGCGCCGGGTGCGCTGGCTGCTCGAGGAGTACCGCGTGCAGTTGTTCGCGCAGAACCTCGGTACGGCTGAGAAGGTCAGCGACGCGCGGATCCGGTCCGCGCTCGACGCGTAG
- a CDS encoding type II toxin-antitoxin system PemK/MazF family toxin has translation MWPFKRPSAPTAQIGYAPVPDGRADPGEVCWAWVPFEDDPSRGKDRPVLIVGVEGDLWLALMLTSKDHDREAVEELPNGVAVDHFGHRWLDIGAGAWDREGRPSEVRLDRLLRLSKVRREGAALDEAMFRRVAAAAGISDRR, from the coding sequence GTGTGGCCCTTCAAACGACCGTCGGCTCCCACTGCGCAGATTGGGTACGCACCGGTCCCGGATGGACGGGCCGATCCCGGCGAGGTGTGCTGGGCCTGGGTGCCGTTCGAGGATGACCCGAGCAGGGGCAAGGACCGCCCGGTGCTGATCGTCGGCGTCGAGGGTGACCTCTGGCTCGCCCTCATGCTGACCAGCAAGGACCATGATCGTGAGGCCGTCGAGGAACTCCCCAACGGCGTCGCGGTCGATCATTTCGGCCACCGCTGGCTCGACATCGGCGCCGGCGCCTGGGACCGCGAGGGTCGTCCGAGTGAGGTCCGACTGGATCGATTGCTCCGATTGAGCAAGGTACGCCGCGAAGGGGCCGCGCTCGACGAGGCCATGTTCCGGCGGGTGGCGGCCGCAGCCGGGATCAGTGATCGGCGCTGA
- a CDS encoding HRDC domain-containing protein, protein MTEEVAEEAVEQAPLLKLRDPHPVVMDDDAGLARAAAAIKAGTGPVAIDAERASGYRYSNRAYLIQIAREGAGNWLIDPIAMTSMAPLIDALDGTEWVLHAATQDLPCLGELGLHPAALFDTELAGRLLGYPRVGLGTLTEEVLGWRMLKEHSAADWSTRPLPEAWLEYAALDVEVLVELRDAMHDELIAADKWTWAQQEFESLLSFQPAVRVEPWRRTSGAHSVRTRRGLAVVKALWEARDDIAQDRDCTPGRLIPDSAIIAAALAEPASRGQLLGTKGFHGRGAKTYIDIWMSAIDHALTQDEEELPERTPRASGPPQPRAWADRDETAARRLDTARAGITAMAEANNLPPENLLQPDAMRRLLWEPPTTRDPGDLLDDVVGRLQWSGARPWQIAMTASLLTDAILSADH, encoded by the coding sequence ATGACCGAAGAGGTGGCCGAGGAGGCCGTCGAGCAGGCTCCCCTGCTGAAGCTGCGCGATCCGCACCCGGTCGTCATGGACGACGACGCCGGGCTGGCGCGTGCGGCAGCGGCGATCAAGGCCGGCACCGGGCCGGTGGCGATCGACGCTGAGCGCGCTTCGGGGTACCGCTACTCGAACCGTGCCTATCTGATCCAGATCGCCCGCGAAGGCGCTGGCAACTGGCTGATCGACCCGATCGCGATGACCTCGATGGCACCTCTCATCGACGCGCTTGACGGCACCGAGTGGGTCCTGCACGCGGCCACCCAGGACCTGCCCTGCCTCGGCGAACTCGGTCTGCATCCCGCCGCGCTCTTCGACACCGAACTCGCCGGCCGGCTGCTCGGCTACCCCCGCGTCGGCCTCGGCACCCTCACGGAGGAGGTGCTCGGCTGGCGGATGCTGAAGGAGCACTCCGCCGCCGACTGGTCGACGCGACCGCTGCCCGAGGCATGGTTGGAGTACGCGGCGCTCGACGTCGAGGTACTGGTCGAACTGCGCGATGCCATGCACGACGAACTCATCGCCGCCGACAAATGGACCTGGGCGCAGCAGGAGTTCGAGTCGTTGCTGTCCTTCCAGCCCGCCGTCCGGGTGGAGCCGTGGCGTCGCACGTCCGGCGCACATTCAGTGCGTACGCGCCGCGGCCTCGCGGTCGTCAAGGCACTGTGGGAGGCGCGCGACGACATCGCCCAGGACCGGGACTGCACTCCCGGCAGGCTGATCCCGGACAGCGCGATCATCGCGGCCGCACTCGCTGAGCCCGCGTCGCGAGGCCAACTGCTCGGGACGAAGGGGTTCCACGGTCGCGGGGCGAAGACGTACATCGACATCTGGATGTCCGCGATCGACCACGCGCTGACCCAGGACGAGGAGGAGTTGCCGGAGCGTACGCCTCGGGCCTCCGGTCCCCCGCAGCCACGCGCCTGGGCCGACCGGGACGAGACCGCCGCCCGCCGGCTGGACACTGCCCGGGCCGGGATCACCGCGATGGCCGAAGCCAACAATCTGCCGCCGGAGAACCTGCTCCAGCCTGACGCCATGCGGCGACTCCTCTGGGAGCCACCAACGACGCGCGACCCCGGCGACCTGCTCGACGATGTCGTCGGTCGACTTCAGTGGTCGGGCGCGCGTCCGTGGCAGATCGCGATGACGGCATCGCTGCTGACCGACGCGATCCTCAGCGCCGATCACTGA
- a CDS encoding DUF3000 domain-containing protein translates to MVANPGVDAPAEFTAAVASMHAARLRAEVFCEDMPAPQRIAPYASALSADVTVDDDEVATGRLILLHDPAGNEAWGNGTFRCVAYARAEIDLDLVADPLVGSVGWSWLTEALESHGAAYVAASGTVTRVATESFGGMASEEGTAQLEVRASWTPTMDATFNITAHVEAWAELLCTAAGLPPVPEGVATLPNRRGQRG, encoded by the coding sequence GTGGTCGCGAATCCCGGAGTAGACGCGCCCGCGGAGTTCACCGCGGCCGTCGCCAGCATGCACGCGGCACGCCTGCGCGCTGAAGTCTTCTGCGAGGACATGCCGGCGCCCCAACGCATCGCGCCGTACGCCTCCGCCCTGTCGGCCGACGTCACCGTGGACGACGACGAGGTCGCCACCGGCCGCCTGATCCTGCTCCACGACCCCGCCGGCAACGAGGCCTGGGGCAACGGGACCTTCCGCTGCGTCGCGTACGCCCGCGCCGAGATCGATCTCGACCTCGTGGCCGACCCGCTGGTGGGTTCCGTCGGCTGGTCCTGGCTGACCGAGGCGCTCGAGAGCCATGGGGCCGCGTACGTCGCCGCCTCCGGCACGGTGACGCGTGTCGCCACCGAGTCGTTCGGCGGGATGGCGTCTGAGGAAGGGACCGCCCAACTGGAGGTACGCGCCTCCTGGACCCCCACGATGGACGCCACCTTCAACATCACCGCCCACGTCGAGGCCTGGGCGGAACTTCTGTGCACCGCCGCCGGCCTGCCGCCCGTCCCCGAGGGCGTGGCGACCCTCCCCAACCGTCGCGGACAGCGCGGATGA
- the hemE gene encoding uroporphyrinogen decarboxylase: MVADLSQSAFLKAARGEAVPHTPVWFMRQAGRSLPEYLKVREGVAMLDSCMNADLITEITLQPVRRYGTDAAIFFSDIVLPLKAVGVDLDIKPGVGPVIANPVRTLADVAAIPDLTPEHVPFITQAVKNLVAELGATPLIGFAGAPFTVASYLIEGGPSKEYAKTKALMFGAPDIWDALMRKIAGISAAFLEVQVGAGASAIQLFDSWAGASTVADYRERVMPYSSMVLERAGRLGVPRIHFGVNTGHLLGLMGEAGADVVGVDWRTPLADGIAAAGDRGVQGNLDPTLVFAPTELMLARAAEVIETGRSATGHIFNLGHGVIPTTDPDQLKRLTEYVQSYPLA, from the coding sequence GTGGTGGCCGATCTGAGTCAGAGTGCGTTCCTGAAGGCTGCGCGCGGTGAGGCCGTCCCGCACACACCGGTGTGGTTCATGCGCCAGGCGGGTCGTTCGCTCCCGGAGTACCTCAAGGTGCGCGAGGGCGTCGCGATGCTCGACTCCTGCATGAACGCTGACCTGATCACCGAGATCACCCTGCAGCCGGTCCGTCGTTACGGCACCGACGCGGCGATCTTCTTCTCCGACATCGTGCTTCCGCTCAAGGCGGTGGGTGTCGATCTCGACATCAAGCCGGGCGTCGGCCCGGTGATCGCGAACCCGGTACGCACTCTCGCCGACGTGGCCGCCATCCCGGACCTGACGCCCGAGCACGTCCCGTTCATCACTCAGGCCGTGAAGAACCTCGTCGCCGAACTCGGCGCGACCCCCCTGATCGGGTTCGCCGGCGCCCCGTTCACCGTGGCGTCCTACCTGATCGAGGGCGGGCCCTCGAAGGAGTACGCGAAGACCAAGGCTCTGATGTTCGGTGCGCCGGACATCTGGGATGCACTGATGCGCAAGATCGCCGGCATCTCGGCCGCCTTCCTCGAAGTGCAGGTCGGGGCCGGCGCGTCGGCGATCCAGCTCTTCGACTCGTGGGCAGGCGCCTCGACGGTCGCCGACTATCGCGAGCGGGTGATGCCGTACTCGTCGATGGTCCTGGAGCGCGCTGGCAGGCTCGGTGTCCCGCGGATCCACTTCGGGGTCAACACCGGTCACTTGCTCGGGCTCATGGGCGAGGCGGGCGCGGACGTCGTCGGAGTCGACTGGCGTACGCCGCTGGCCGACGGCATCGCCGCTGCCGGTGACCGCGGTGTCCAGGGCAACCTCGACCCCACCCTCGTCTTCGCCCCGACCGAACTGATGCTGGCGCGTGCCGCAGAGGTCATCGAGACCGGCCGCTCCGCCACGGGTCACATCTTCAATCTCGGCCACGGGGTCATCCCGACCACCGACCCCGATCAACTCAAGCGGCTGACCGAGTACGTCCAGTCCTACCCGCTGGCCTGA
- a CDS encoding protoporphyrinogen/coproporphyrinogen oxidase, with amino-acid sequence MRIAVVGAGIGGLVAAHDLVAAGHSVVVLEASDRAGGKLRRESVAGAMVDVGAEAMLARRPEGVALAESLGLPIVHPTDASSRIWTRDALRPMPPSVMGAPTDLAALAASGVLSSAGLARAQAAVEVWPDEDVTVGDLVAARFGDEVTDRLVEPLLGGVYAGRARQISARAATPQLLVSTGSTSTSPTVTGSGPVFAGLVGGMGQLAEALADRLDVRLQTPALLLERSGAGWLVDGEAYDAVVVATPAGPAAALLRQILPTAADELAAIESASVAVVTFAFDSFVIDNSSGFLVPPIDGRAIKASTFSFNKWDWVREAGDGLSLLRTSLGRAGETLSGSDLDLIDASLADLERAVGGVGRVVDVHVQRWDDALPQYALGHLERVARIREAVAGIPGLAVCGAAYDGVGIPAVIASARLAANSLTCE; translated from the coding sequence ATGCGCATCGCGGTCGTCGGTGCCGGGATCGGCGGGCTCGTCGCAGCCCACGATCTCGTCGCGGCCGGTCACTCGGTGGTCGTTCTGGAGGCGTCCGATCGGGCCGGCGGCAAGCTGCGCCGCGAGTCGGTGGCCGGTGCGATGGTCGACGTCGGTGCGGAGGCGATGCTGGCCCGGAGGCCCGAGGGCGTTGCCCTCGCGGAGTCGCTCGGCCTTCCGATCGTGCACCCGACCGACGCGAGCTCACGGATCTGGACCCGGGACGCGCTGCGTCCGATGCCGCCCTCGGTGATGGGTGCACCGACCGATCTGGCGGCACTGGCTGCCTCAGGGGTGCTGTCTTCCGCCGGTCTGGCCCGGGCTCAGGCAGCGGTCGAAGTGTGGCCGGACGAGGACGTCACCGTCGGCGATCTGGTGGCTGCACGATTCGGTGACGAGGTCACCGACCGCCTGGTCGAACCGCTCCTCGGCGGCGTGTACGCCGGGCGGGCCCGGCAGATCTCGGCGCGGGCTGCGACGCCGCAGCTGTTGGTCTCGACAGGCTCCACCTCCACTTCGCCGACTGTCACCGGATCGGGCCCGGTCTTCGCGGGGCTGGTCGGGGGCATGGGGCAGCTGGCGGAGGCTCTGGCCGACCGGCTGGATGTGCGTCTGCAGACGCCTGCGCTGTTGCTCGAACGATCCGGTGCGGGATGGCTGGTCGACGGCGAGGCGTACGACGCGGTCGTCGTGGCGACTCCGGCCGGGCCGGCTGCGGCTCTTCTGCGCCAGATCCTGCCGACCGCAGCAGATGAGCTGGCGGCGATCGAGTCCGCCTCGGTTGCGGTGGTGACCTTTGCGTTCGACTCGTTCGTCATCGACAACTCCTCGGGCTTCCTCGTGCCACCCATCGACGGCCGTGCCATCAAGGCTTCGACGTTCTCCTTCAACAAATGGGACTGGGTCCGCGAAGCCGGCGACGGGCTGTCGCTACTCCGTACGTCGCTGGGCCGCGCGGGGGAGACCTTGAGTGGGTCCGACCTGGATCTGATCGATGCCTCGCTGGCCGACCTCGAGCGGGCCGTCGGCGGAGTCGGCCGGGTCGTCGACGTGCACGTCCAGCGGTGGGACGACGCGTTGCCGCAGTACGCGCTCGGTCATCTCGAGAGGGTGGCGCGGATCCGCGAAGCGGTCGCCGGGATCCCGGGTCTGGCGGTGTGCGGAGCTGCGTACGACGGCGTCGGCATCCCGGCTGTGATCGCCTCAGCGCGGCTCGCGGCCAACTCACTCACATGTGAGTGA
- the hemQ gene encoding hydrogen peroxide-dependent heme synthase — protein sequence MTDATVDPNDPQAHIQSNAARINELNETIRYTMWSVFKLERPLGHDDREAEIVEVEALLSNLADEDVVVRGIYDVSGLRADADLMIWWHAANSDQLQSAYNRFRRTGFGTRLTPVWSQMALHRPAEFNRSHLPAFLADERAHAYVAVYPFVRSYEWYLLEEKERRALLAEHGGMARDYPDVRANTVPAFALGDYEWMLAFEADDLSRIVDLMRHLRGSETRRHVREEVPFYTGRRVSIADLLHQLP from the coding sequence ATGACTGACGCCACCGTCGACCCGAACGACCCGCAGGCTCATATCCAGTCCAATGCGGCCCGGATCAACGAGCTGAACGAGACCATCCGCTACACGATGTGGTCGGTGTTCAAGCTGGAGCGACCGCTCGGTCACGACGACCGCGAGGCAGAGATCGTCGAGGTCGAGGCCCTGCTGTCGAACCTGGCCGATGAGGACGTGGTGGTGCGCGGCATCTACGACGTCTCCGGCCTGCGTGCCGACGCCGATCTGATGATCTGGTGGCACGCGGCGAACAGTGACCAACTCCAGTCGGCGTACAACCGCTTCCGTCGCACCGGTTTCGGTACGCGCCTCACCCCCGTCTGGTCGCAGATGGCCCTGCACCGCCCGGCCGAGTTCAACCGGTCGCACCTGCCGGCGTTCCTGGCTGACGAGCGCGCACACGCGTACGTCGCCGTCTATCCCTTCGTCCGGTCGTACGAGTGGTACCTGCTGGAGGAGAAGGAGCGCCGCGCCCTGCTGGCCGAGCACGGCGGCATGGCGCGCGACTACCCCGACGTACGCGCGAACACCGTGCCGGCCTTCGCGCTGGGCGACTACGAATGGATGCTCGCCTTCGAGGCGGACGACCTGTCGCGCATCGTCGACCTGATGCGTCACCTTCGCGGCTCCGAGACACGGCGGCACGTACGCGAAGAGGTCCCGTTCTACACAGGTCGGCGGGTCTCGATCGCTGATCTGCTGCACCAGCTTCCGTAG
- a CDS encoding glyceraldehyde-3-phosphate dehydrogenase, protein MSGYEDTLADWNAREALAEQAIPLIGHLYRDKAVTVVIHGRALFNTDAIGLLKAHRFARRIGGTDVSIRDTFPILEALADLDVARVKIDLARLHDAYAADSRGLDVQAFVAEQLAGVTGGNKPAETVPQDVVLYGFGRIGRLVARLLVEKAGAGSGLRLRAIVVRKGGEGDLVKRASLLRRDSVHGQFKGTIQVDETNNVIYANGVAIKVIYAGSPEEIDYTEHGIKDAILVDNTGIWRDRAGLSKHLRPGIAKVLLTAPGKGDIPNIVHGINHLEVDAAEQILSAASCTTNAIVPTIKAMDDEFGLTRAHVETVHSYTNDQNLLDNYHKADRRGRSAPMNMVLTETGASKAVKAVLPEIQASISGNSIRVPTPDVSMAILSLELNRESTRDEVLEHLRGVSLEGPLSRCLDYTTASDAVSSDFVGSRASSVIDANATLVDGKHAQLYVWYDNEFGYSCQVVRVVQSISGVEYPTYPASAR, encoded by the coding sequence ATGTCGGGATACGAAGACACCCTGGCCGACTGGAACGCCCGTGAGGCGCTCGCGGAGCAAGCGATCCCGCTGATCGGCCACCTCTACCGCGACAAGGCCGTCACCGTCGTCATCCACGGCCGCGCCCTGTTCAACACGGACGCGATCGGCCTGCTCAAGGCTCACCGCTTCGCTCGTCGCATCGGCGGCACCGATGTGTCGATCCGCGACACCTTCCCGATCCTCGAGGCGCTCGCCGACCTCGACGTCGCGCGCGTCAAGATCGACCTGGCCCGTCTGCACGACGCGTACGCCGCCGACTCGCGCGGGCTCGACGTGCAGGCGTTCGTGGCTGAGCAGCTCGCCGGCGTCACCGGGGGCAACAAGCCGGCCGAGACGGTGCCGCAGGATGTCGTCCTGTACGGCTTCGGCCGCATCGGTCGCCTCGTGGCCCGCCTGCTGGTCGAGAAGGCTGGCGCCGGCAGCGGCCTGCGCCTGCGTGCCATCGTCGTCCGCAAGGGTGGTGAGGGCGATCTGGTGAAGCGCGCCTCGCTGCTGCGCCGCGACTCGGTGCACGGCCAGTTCAAGGGCACCATCCAGGTCGATGAGACCAACAATGTCATCTACGCGAACGGCGTTGCCATCAAGGTGATCTACGCGGGCTCGCCCGAGGAGATCGACTACACCGAGCACGGCATCAAGGACGCGATCCTGGTCGACAACACCGGTATCTGGCGCGACCGTGCCGGCCTGTCGAAGCACCTGCGTCCGGGCATCGCCAAGGTCCTGCTGACGGCTCCGGGCAAGGGCGACATCCCGAACATCGTCCACGGCATCAACCACCTCGAGGTGGACGCCGCCGAGCAGATCCTGTCGGCGGCCTCCTGCACCACCAACGCCATCGTGCCGACGATCAAGGCGATGGACGACGAGTTCGGGCTGACCCGGGCGCACGTCGAGACGGTGCACTCGTACACGAACGACCAGAACCTGCTCGACAACTACCACAAGGCCGACCGTCGAGGCCGCTCAGCGCCGATGAACATGGTGCTCACCGAGACCGGCGCCTCGAAGGCTGTGAAGGCGGTCCTGCCGGAGATCCAGGCGTCGATCTCGGGCAACTCGATCCGCGTCCCCACGCCGGATGTGTCGATGGCCATCCTGAGCCTCGAACTCAACCGCGAGAGCACCCGGGACGAGGTGCTGGAGCACCTGCGCGGCGTCTCGCTCGAGGGTCCGCTGAGCCGTTGCCTCGACTACACGACGGCCAGCGACGCGGTCTCCAGCGACTTCGTGGGCTCGCGTGCCTCGTCTGTCATCGACGCCAACGCGACGCTCGTCGACGGTAAGCACGCCCAGCTTTACGTCTGGTACGACAACGAGTTCGGCTACTCCTGCCAGGTCGTCCGCGTCGTGCAGAGCATCTCGGGCGTCGAGTACCCGACGTACCCGGCCAGCGCTCGCTGA